The Vitis riparia cultivar Riparia Gloire de Montpellier isolate 1030 chromosome 3, EGFV_Vit.rip_1.0, whole genome shotgun sequence genome includes a region encoding these proteins:
- the LOC117911679 gene encoding agamous-like MADS-box protein AGL62, with the protein MATVRKSKGRQKVEMTKMTKESNLQVTFSKRRSGLFKKASELCTLCGAETAIIVFSPGKKVYSFGHPCVESIIDRFLMRNPLPNSGALQLFEAHRTTNVRNLNVQLTQVVNQLEGEKKRGEALTQMWEACKPQCWWAAPIEELSLEQLELLKVSLEDLRRKVARQADELMIEAKNPPAFFPGNSVGTIVPYDAQMAGFDPYSHKYNFGYGGPFL; encoded by the coding sequence ATGGCTACGGTGAGAAAAAGTAAGGGACGGCAGAAGGTTGAGATGACCAAAATGACGAAAGAAAGTAACCTACAGGTTACCTTCTCCAAACGCCGGTCTGGCCTTTTCAAGAAGGCAAGCGAGTTGTGCACACTTTGTGGTGCAGAAACAGCCATAATAGTCTTCTCTCCTGGCAAAAAGGTGTATTCCTTTGGCCATCCATGCGTCGAATCAATCATAGATCGGTTCCTTATGCGCAACCCTTTGCCCAACTCTGGTGCACTGCAACTCTTTGAGGCTCACCGTACTACAAATGTTCGCAACCTTAATGTGCAGCTCACTCAAGTGGTGAACCAACTAGAGGGTGAGAAAAAGCGAGGTGAAGCACTTACACAGATGTGGGAGGCATGCAAGCCACAGTGCTGGTGGGCAGCTCCAATTGAAGAGCTCAGCTTGGAGCAGCTTGAGCTTCTGAAGGTATCATTGGAAGATCTAAGAAGGAAAGTGGCAAGACAAGCTGATGAACTTATGATAGAGGCAAAAAATCCTCCTGCCTTTTTCCCAGGGAATTCTGTTGGAACGATTGTGCCCTATGATGCACAGATGGCTGGATTCGACCCTTATAGTCATAAATATAACTTTGGTTATGGGGGTCCTTTTCTTTGA